Proteins encoded in a region of the Eretmochelys imbricata isolate rEreImb1 chromosome 10, rEreImb1.hap1, whole genome shotgun sequence genome:
- the UBALD1 gene encoding UBA-like domain-containing protein 1 isoform X2, giving the protein MSVNMDELKHQVMINQFVLTAGCAADQAKQLLQAAHWQFETALSAFFQETNIPYSHHHQMMCTPANTPATPPNFPDALTMFSRLKASESFHSSSPVASMATSPPPPPPPLPQPGGFNPAWPAAPPSIQQQQSMWTSPPPSQPSGWPATVSQQATSEQKANVTMEAER; this is encoded by the exons ATGTCGGTGAACATGGACGAGCTGAAGCACCAGGTCATGATTAACCAGTTCGTGCTGACCGCGGGCTGCGCCGCCGACCAGGcgaagcagctgctgcaggcgGCGCACTGGCAGTTCGAG ACTGCACTCAGTGCTTTTTTCCAAGAAACAAACATCCCCTACAGCCATCACCATCAAATG ATGTGCACTCCTGCCAACACGCCCGCCACGCCCCCCAACTTCCCCGATGCCCTCACCATGTTCTCCCGCCTCAAGGCCTCCGAGAGCTTCCACAGCAGCAGCCCTGTGGCGTCTATGgcaacctcccctcctcccccacccccaccgctccCCCAGCCCGGGGGCTTCAACCCAGCCTGGCCTGCGGCTCCCCCCTccatccagcagcagcagagcatgtgGACTTCGCCCCCGCCCTCGCAGCCATCGGGCTGGCCCGCCACAGTGTCCCAACAAGCCACGTCAGAACAGAAGGCCAACGTGACCATGGAGGCCGAGAGATGA
- the UBALD1 gene encoding UBA-like domain-containing protein 1 isoform X1 yields MRRLLCCGALPWCQNTARAPAVLHDALNVLQVSIRPCQIQQARSSQETALSAFFQETNIPYSHHHQMMCTPANTPATPPNFPDALTMFSRLKASESFHSSSPVASMATSPPPPPPPLPQPGGFNPAWPAAPPSIQQQQSMWTSPPPSQPSGWPATVSQQATSEQKANVTMEAER; encoded by the exons ATGCGAAGATTACTGTGTTGCGGTGCACTGCCATGGTGTCAGAACACTGCCCGGGCCCCAGCCGTGTTACATGATGCTCTCAATGTCCTGCAAGTCTCCATACGGCCCTGTCAGATCCAGCAGGCCAGGAGCTCCCAGGAG ACTGCACTCAGTGCTTTTTTCCAAGAAACAAACATCCCCTACAGCCATCACCATCAAATG ATGTGCACTCCTGCCAACACGCCCGCCACGCCCCCCAACTTCCCCGATGCCCTCACCATGTTCTCCCGCCTCAAGGCCTCCGAGAGCTTCCACAGCAGCAGCCCTGTGGCGTCTATGgcaacctcccctcctcccccacccccaccgctccCCCAGCCCGGGGGCTTCAACCCAGCCTGGCCTGCGGCTCCCCCCTccatccagcagcagcagagcatgtgGACTTCGCCCCCGCCCTCGCAGCCATCGGGCTGGCCCGCCACAGTGTCCCAACAAGCCACGTCAGAACAGAAGGCCAACGTGACCATGGAGGCCGAGAGATGA